A part of Scleropages formosus chromosome 3, fSclFor1.1, whole genome shotgun sequence genomic DNA contains:
- the LOC108923745 gene encoding uncharacterized protein LOC108923745: MIAPFWSYWNTTKSGVISYRQVTSGGDLQQATSDINQYFPQLNFTATWVFIVTWDSVAFNNMDTETSFQVVLISDGNQSFVLMNYGRISSVIYSMQAGFVTADSMIYFSMMEYSSYTDLTFSSNVNVKGRWVFQTNINYEKGPFLPFGTNNGDTQQYIPKNFYPFGPNNGDTVNPAVDDGSSSVILLNETFQFFGSNHNQLYVNNNGFLTFDQPVSSPYSSMFQSGYDIIAPSWSNWNTTKSGIISYRQVTSGGDLQQATSDINQYFPQLNFTATWVFIATWDNVAFYNMDTVRTDTSFQVVLISDGNHSFVLMNYGRISSVISYLQAGFVTADSMIYFNILQYSSYTDLTFSSNVNVKGRWVFQTNINYEKVTSGSVLEQATSDILQYFPELNFTATWVFIVTWNVMEYYPTMGNNTMFQVVLVSDGHLSFIMMNYGNLAPKTQSVQVGYDTFNSTNYFNMPESFQSNITSLSFTSNVNVTGRWVFRTDSCPNNCLFQENFYPFGPNNGDTVNPAVDDGSSSVILLNETFQFFGSDHNQLYVNNNGFLTFDQPVSNSYPSMFQSGYDIIAPLWSNWNTTKSGVISYRQATSGGDLQQATSDINQYFPQLNFTATWVFIATWDSVAYGNMDTP, from the exons ATGATTGCTCCTTTCTGGAGTTACTGGAACACCACAAAAAGTGGCGTCATCTCTTACCGTCAAGTGACCAGTGGCGGTGATCTCCAACAGGCCACCAGTGACATAAACCAGTACTTTCCTCAGCTGAACTTCACTGCTACCTGGGTCTTCATTGTCACGTGGGACAGTGTGGCCTTCAATAACATGGACACA GAAACCTCTTTCCAGGTGGTTCTGATTTCAGATGGGAATCAATCCTTTGTACTAATGAACTACGGGAGAATATCTTCTGTGATTTATAGTATGCAG gcTGGCTTTGTCACTGCAGACTCAATGATTTACTTCAGTATGATGGAATATAGCTCATACACAGATCTAACTTTCAGCAGCAATGTCAATGTTAAAGGGCGCTGGGTCTTTCAAACCAACATCAATTATGAAAAAG GACCATTTCTTCCATTTGGCACCAATAATGGAGATACACAGCAATACATTCCAA AAAACTTTTACCCGTTTGGTCCAAACAATGGAGACACAGTGAACCCAGCTGTGGACGATGGAAGTTCCTCTGTAATTCTATTAAATGAGACTTTTCAGTTCTTTGGATCAAACCACAACCAACTTTAT gTGAACAACAATGGTTTCCTGACCTTTGATCAACCAGTGAGCAGTCCCTACTCTTCGATGTTTCAGTCTGGCTATGACATCATTGCTCCTTCATGGAGTAACTGGAACACCACAAAAAGTGGCATCATCTCTTACCGTCAAGTGACCAGTGGCGGTGATCTCCAACAGGCCACCAGTGACATAAACCAGTACTTTCCTCAGCTGAACTTCACTGCTACCTGGGTCTTCATTGCCACATGGGATAATGTGGCCTTCTACAACATGGACACAGTAAGGACA GACACCTCTTTCCAGGTGGTTCTGATTTCAGATGGCAATCACTCTTTTGTACTAATGAACTATGGGCGAATCTCTTCTGTGATCTCATATTTGCAG gcTGGCTTTGTCACTGCAGACTCAATGATTTACTTCAATATCCTGCAGTACAGCTCATACACAGATCTAACTTTCAGCAGCAATGTCAATGTTAAAGGGCGCTGGGTCTTTCAAACCAACATCAATTATGAAAAAG TGACCAGTGGCAGTGTCCTTGAACAGGCCACTAGTGATATACTCCAGTACTTTCCTGAGCTGAACTTCACCGCTACCTGGGTCTTCATTGTCACATGGAACGTGATGGAATATTACCCAACAATGGGCAAT aaCACAATGTTTCAGGTGGTTTTGGTCTCTGATGGACATTTGTCTTTCATCATGATGAATTATGGAAACCTTGCACCAAAAACTCAAAGCGTCCAG gtTGGATATGACACATTTAATTCAACCAATTATTTCAACATGCCTGAgtcttttcaaagcaacatcaCCAGCTTGTCTTTCACCAGTAATGTGAATGTAACAGGTCGCTGGGTGTTTCGCACCGATTCCTGTCCTAATAACTGTCTGTTCcaag AAAACTTTTACCCATTTGGTCCAAACAATGGAGACACAGTGAACCCAGCTGTGGATGATGGAAGTTCCTCTGTAATTCTATTAAATGAGACTTTTCAGTTCTTTGGATCAGACCACAACCAGCTTTAT GTGAACAACAATGGTTTCCTGACCTTTGACCAACCAGTGAGCAATTCTTACCCTTCAATGTTTCAGTCTGGCTATGATATCATTGCTCCTTTATGGAGTAACTGGAACACCACAAAAAGTGGCGTCATCTCTTACCGTCAAGCGACCAGTGGCGGTGACCTCCAACAGGCCACCAGTGACATAAACCAGTACTTTCCTCAGCTGAACTTCACTGCTACCTGGGTCTTCATTGCCACATGGGACAGCGTGGCCTATGGCAACATGGACACA CCTTAG